The nucleotide sequence AAACAGCAAAAACCAAAAGCAGATACTGTGCGAGAAGTTTGACCGTATGAGTGGAATCCTGGAGGAAAGACGTAAGATTATGTTACAGCAGATCACATATGAGGAGGATGAAAAGGCAAGCTTGGCCCAAAGCTTGGTCCATACCTACAGTGAGCATGTTGGTACAAACTCACAGTTGGTGCAAACTGCTTTAAATGCCATGGAAGAACAAGAGATGGCTGCATTTCTTCAggtactccatgcacacatctAGGTTTGCTTAATATTCTATCAGATGTCTGATAGCTTTCATTTTTCTTGTGTTGgaatttaaatctaaatgtttTCCTTTCTTGCAGAACTCAAAATATCTTATGAAACAGTAAGCTTCTGAATGGCTCTGCAGATTTATTCTTTTCATTACACTTTGGATCACTCTTGCATTTTCCAGTAATTAAAATCTTACCCTTTAGGGTCAATGAGGCAACTAAATCTGCTCCAGTGGAGACCTTAGAGCCTGGATTTGAAAACATGGATCACTTTAAGGTTGATTTTAATGTTGAGGAGAGAGCTCTCTACCAACTAGATTTCATCAAACGTGAGCCATGAGTGATCAATATATGTATGCACACTGTATCTAGACAAACAATCCAATTGTATTATTCTCAGAGAATGCAAAATATTACTATTGCTCGTTATTATGCAGCTGAAGAGGAAGTTGAAGAGCCTCCAGAAGAACCAGCACTGGAACCCGAGCCAGAAATTTTACCAGAACCTGAACATGAACATGAACCAGCACACAGTCCAGTGAAGACCTCTGTGCCAGACAATGAACTGGAGTTGGAAAACtgtgagataaaaaatgttgtatctGAGACAAAGGAGGAAAACCAAGCACAAGTAGAGAGATGTCCAgcaagacaaaaagatggtattTGTGAAAAGAGTGGACTGAACACCCAACAGGTATAGTAGaatgatttgcattttatttttaatatatattataatgtaaaagaatgaaaaaatatgTGGTAAGATTGTATGTGTTGTATTGTTTCAATATTATTATCCCCTATTCCCCCTGTAAGGACCAGACAGAGTTAGGTTATGAAGAACATGATTCAGGAATCCACTGCTTAACTTCAGAAGCACTCAAAGAGACTAATCTCCACCCGACTTGGTATAAACCCAACAATAGGCCAATGCTTAGCCAACGCCAAGCAACACCTAGTGATGCTTTGTGGGTTCATGATCATACACCAAAACCCAAAAAATAACCCTCAGGTCAGTTCTAGCAGACAGAGATACCTTTATCCATGTGGATGAGTGGCAGTCTTATCCCTCTGTCTAATGAGATCCAGGCCTCACATGAAAGAGGTTCTCTAGACCcaaccatactgtacatgcctgAGGTTGAGAAGAATATTTGTTGTAAGTTGGTCAGTGGGCCTGTCAACAAGGATCACTTGACTTAGCAAGGATATCTCCACAGGTTAGTCAGTTTTCGACAGATTATGAGCACTATCCTTACTGCTCCATCATTACTCCGCCGAAGTCTTCCTCAAGTGATTCCTGCATCATGGTCATCAGtcgttttctctttttttaatataagacACATGAAGAATGCTTATACTTTATACTTGTAACGTCTGAAAATTCTTGTCATAGCACTGACTACATTAGCATTGGTGTCCAATCTCATTAGACACATAATTGTTATTCTCCacttatttgtctttttctttccattttcattTCCATTTCTCCTTAGGCTATCATCCATATACTTTACGCCCTGGCCTTTCTGGTCATCCTCCAGAGGGTGTGGGGGAACATTCAGTGCCTTTTTTGCATATAGCACTATGGGGGGATTACAGATTTCAGGTACTTGCTTATTACCACATGCAGTTAATCATTGAAGCggcatattatgaaaaatgcatGCGTACCAATATGAGCACGTATATAGATTATGAACATTTTAATGGACTTGCGTTTACTCCACACTTCCTTGAGTGACAACATTCAGAAACACTATATGTCCCCCAATATAAAGTTTTGCTGAACGGGGAATAAAATGGTTCAGTCTGCTTTGCTAGTTTCCCAGTTTAGTACTTTTAGCAGTGGTAGCATTCAGCTATGACAGCTTTGAAAGCTTTGTATTGTGTATGACCTATACTCAAAGACTATTGTTGACTAGGAAACTTTATACTATGGTAGCATCTTAGGTATCATTAACATCATTAAAGGGGGGTTAATATCTAAGAAATGTTTATCTATAGTAAATGATATAATGCAAATTAGGAGAAAATCACCTTAAGACATTTTAACACCAACACATGTGAAATCACCACGACCAGTCTAGCCCTAAAACCATAAATGTAGGAGCTCCAAGATAGTGCAGGAGAAACGTGTCATCGGGAAACTGAGAGGCAGCTGTACAGTAGATGGGAAGTGAAGAGAGCAAATCAGTCTTGGTTATTGAGTGGGAGGGATGGTGTCTTTCCCTCTCTTATCAATCAGGAAGACATGTGTcaatcatgggcatctgtgagATGCCTATGATTGACAAATGTGTGTACTTTTACTTCTATAATGTTTATATTGTCACACCCATATGTGGGCTTTATCCATTCTGTCGCTCCAATGTTAGAAGCACAAAATTGATTAGACTTTTTTATATACTGGAGcattggaacttttttttttttggtattttggtcTGTTCACATGCCATCTGGCACATCAGGCGGCAGATGCTCCACAACCTGGAGATATCTCCATCATTTCTGTGTCAGTTAaccttaattcaattcaattcaattttatttatatagcgcttttaacaatggtcattgtctcaaagcagcttcacaaaataaaaagaacatttatggaagtgtgtatgagtgagaaaaaatgtgtttaggtaataatgagattgtccttgatgagcaagccgagggcgactgtggcaaggaaaaactccctgagatgaacTTTAGGGGTTGTGTTGCCAGCTTGACACCcaattgtcattcacacactacagaggCAATTTGAggatgccaattagtctaaaatgcatgtctttggactgtggcaggaaacacagggagaacatgtaaattccatacacacagaccccaggcaggaatcgaaccctgaccctagaggtgcaaggcaaaagtgctaaccactaatccacaGTGCCACCTATTGGAACTTAGGGACTCTTCAGCATAACAATATCCCTGTGTAGAAAGCAAACTCCAGAGGGTCATGGTTTGACAAGGTCAGTGTGGCCATACTCGCGTAGtttgcacagagtcctgacctcaaccccactaaAGACCTTTGAAATAACCTGGAATGCTAACAGTGCACAAGGCATTTTTGTCAACCTCTCTAATGCTTTTGTGGCTGAATGGGCAGAAATTTCCACTGCCACATCCCTAAATCCAGTGGAAAAGCTTCCTAAAAAAGTAAAGGCAAGTTTAACAAGTACATGATGGGGAACTGGCAAATTTTGGAAAGatttggtaaaaataaaaacataataataataataatttttaatatgtGCTTTTACGTctataataataaagcaataataaatcaataataattaacaaataaatatagaaaatcTCAGTagattcatcatttaaaaactgaagaaaaaaaaacccataaacaTAGCTTAAGTTCTCAGTGTGTGTTCCCTCTCTCGCTTTCCAGGGTGAGCCCTTCTCATTGGGAGCCCAGGACAAAAGAGAGATGGAGCAGAGCACTGATACAAGCTTGCACAGCTACTCTGATGCCCCCCTGtggtagagagagagaagcaagcAAGCATGCAAACAGTTAGTCAGGTGGGTAGTCCTGTTAGGCAGTGTAgctttttttgcttgttaaaaAGTTATAGTTGTTAAGATACTATAACTATCATTTATAACTCGGTGGGCTGACAGATGCTTAAAATGGTTCTAAATgtctgtaaatctgctttgtgttgttttcttgtttgtttttttgcagactGCAGTTGCAGACCAGTCAGAGGTGAAAGCCAGCTGTGCTGCTGTTACAAGTGAGTCGGCACGTATCAGCTTCTCCTTCTCATGGCTAAATCTGCTTGCAAAGAAGAAGTAAAATTACCTATCAAAAAGAAGCCATCAGCTGCACCAGCCATTTACTCCAGCTCGCCATAACGTATTGAGTTCACTTAACTGAACATTGTCCAGTAGGTCCACCTACTACTCCTGCTGTATTTTGTGAAAGATGTCAGCACCAGCTCTTAGTAAAGATATTTACCACAGATTTGCTTGATTTTGCTTCTAATAGTTTTGATTATTACAAACTATATGGTTATAAATTCTATATAGATACCTGTCTGAGCTAAAAAACTTCATTGGTGGTTTTGAGAAAGGCCCAGTGTCTCAATCTATTTCTATACGTTTGTTTGGTTGTGACTTGAGAAGACTGAAGTCATACTGTAGTGCAGTATTAAAGTTGTACTGATGGCATTGACGTGAaagtgttactttttaaaaaaatgaaaaagtatgtTTGCTGAACTGTttatctagtttttttttctttcaatttctATTATAATACacaaggtttatttaaaaaatttgaaaaataaaacaaacaactgCTGCTTGTATACTTATTTTTTGACAAGACACTCACatactctcactcatcgtctatcaGGGTCTGgggtctatcccaggagatttagggcatgaggcagggtacaggCTGGACGAGGTGCTAATCCAttgaaagacacacacacaaacacacaaatgcacacacacacatacaccacagCAATTTGGGTGTGCAATCTACAGGAAGCACCAAGCACAatgagaacatacaaactccatgcacacagactcaaggtgggaatcgaaccctggaggtgcaagtgctaACAACTAAGGCACCAtgcaaatatacatatattgaaACATTTCAATCACATTAGCCTAGTATAAGAGcaacaaagaaaatatttatcatTGCATATTACAGAATGTAATATTTTTGATTTTGTGtatagttaaaccttggattgcactttatatcaaagtgaatttccccataaggaataatggaaactctgatgattcatataaaaattattaatacaaaaaaaacaacacaaaaacaaaacaaattaatctgcaatttacctttgaaaagaactgATGTTAGACAACGGCTCCTAGAAAGCAGGAGCAGGGACGCTACTGTGTatgatgactttcacacacacacacacacatgtgcgcacacacacacaaactaaatcAGGTGGGCGGAGTGGGCATTGTTGCAGGGCAGTTACTACATGCTGTTTTACACATGCAGTTAAAGGAGCCATACCAttaccattatgacataattttagaataggggaattttatgttaagacctccaaaaaagCAGCAGATTCTGGgagaaaaaaagcattacactattatgtcactcaatatgatgtcactcagtgtAATCTCACTCACTTTTCGgaataagtttaaggcattatCACGGCTGATTTGTTGTAGATATCACAAATTTCCCAGCAATTATGCATCCACACTGTCTTGGGATCACATAGGCCCAGTTTGATGGTGATCAAATTAATGTCCTAGAAGGAGTATTCCAATCCATTTtgtgcattttgcaaacaacccaaaataacagacttcctgttgagtagagCCCATGATGCAGTGAAAATTGTTTGATACGTTTGTATGAGcgatgcagcaaaatcttgatGTCACTTAATGCAATGTCACACAGTTTAtaagaaaactttaaaaagaaaatgtaaataatagacaaagttaataaaaaaaataacaaaaaagaaaaataaaagaactaaACGAGAAATAAAGATCACATACAGTTGCTCATTGATTAAACGTAAAGATAACAGACAATAacaaagaagattttttttttttttttagatttaacgagtttaaaaaaaggttttatttgtgCAAAATATAGTTCTGGGGAAAAAACAAGACGTCATCAGTGTGCGCCGGAACAGAGGGAACACCACGGCCCTGAGTGAAGGCATCGGGCTGAGCTGGCTGACTACGGCTGCTGCTAAGgctagatttatttttttttaatgctgtcgTCGCAAGTGTAGTAGTTCTTCGGTCAGACagagatatatatttttatacagtactacagtatCATCAAGTTATTGTTCAGACTATTTTTACGAGCGCAGTCTTCTGGATTTGGGTTCGACGCCATGGATTCCGCAAGTCAAGGTAAACAGAAGCAAAACAGTCGGTTGCGCTGTGGTCTGTTTGTTTAGATATTACTGCGACATTCAGCTTTTCGCCTGTTATAAATAAGCACGCTGTCAGTTTGGTGTTTGATTGTCATGGTTTTCTTCTTCTAATATGCAGTGAGCGATTATGCAGGAAGGGAAAGGACAGGGTATGGCAGGGGAAGGCTATCGGGTTACTCCACATATAGGCAGAATATAAAAAGCCTCACTGCGAGCTGGGAAAGTCAACTGAACTTCATCTGCATCCTTTCAAGTTcactaaatggaaaaaaattctAGTCCGTTAACAACATCAGAAAATCGTGTTTTGCACGCAGTTACTGTCAATAATCAgtcaataaaaacaaaccagtgTATGAGATCCTCGGTTCCTTTAGCTCAGACACTAATGCATATGAAAGGTGCTTTCCTTTACTGTTTAAAGCTTGGTTTAGAACAGTTTGGTTGGACCTCTGTGAGGGTGTGCTGGTGGCAGTTAGTTAGGGTGTGGCGAGTAATCGATCATACACGGACTGACAGGCATTTTCTACCTACTTCACGCGCTAGTTTTCTACCTACTTCACGCGCTAATTACACTATTTGTgcaattaaaacaacaacaaaaaaatgtacgATGTGATatcaaactgtttttttctaaCCATCCACATCCCAAACTTAAAAGCTAATGCACTTCAAAAATAGTGTACAAAACCTTAGTGACCGTTTCTCTGTAATAAAtcccaaaaaaaggaaatcagctAAGGAATATTGGTGACTGTAGAAAGCTTTGAGTTATTATGGACTTGCTGCTGCTTCTGAATgggcatacacactcacacgcacgcgcgcgcacacacacagagcagtgcTAAAAAACATCACTGCGAGTACACTGATCTCAGCTTACACACGCCTCTGGTCTAGCTGAATGGTGTCGTTGTGCTCATGGCAGAAGATTGTGGATAAACCTTGTGagcaaaatggcaaaaaagCAGCGACTTGCCGAGTAAACGCCATATATCTCGTACCACTGAGAAACTTTTGTTAGGGTCATGAAGACACAACTTGCAAAACAGAATACATGTATTCATTTGTATCTTTCTTATGTATCTTTGAGttaggtaaaaacaaaaatctaaagtatgtttgtgtctgtgtctctttttctttcacctttcacatacacagacatCAATCTGAACTCTCCAAATAAAGGCCTGGGCCCAGGCTCTCTTTCAGATATGCCAGAAGAGCTAGGCGCGTCTAGTGCTGGGAGTCCAGCAACGGTTCCTCCAGGACTAACAGAGGAAGAGGCAGAAGAATTAAAGACTGAACTCACCAAGGTATACATAACTACAACATCCATACACCTGATGATGTGATTCAAGTCTTAGGAGTGAGTGGCTTTGGTTGCaatgtctttattttaataGCGTTTTCCCTTTAACGATCAAATCAGGTGGAGGATGAGATTCAGACTTTACGGCAAGTACTGATGGCCAAAGAGCGTCACGCCACCGATCTGAAGCGCAAGCTCGGCCTCAGCCCTCTGACCGAACTCAAACAGAACATCACCAAAGGCTGGCAGGATGTGCAGACCTCAAACGCGTCAGTAAACGATCCTTTTAATTCCCCTGTTCTTTTACTGCTTTTAAGAAATAAGTGTAAAGATGTttgatactgtatgttataagGACTTTGACAGGTCGGCTCATGTTCCTTGAACTTCTATAAGGTAAACTATCTTCATAGCTATAGCACTTTCCTTGATCTAATCTCAAATTTGTTTCTTGCTCTATGATGTTGGACATCTGCTTTCTCTTTGTAACTGGCACATAACGAGCTAGTCTCCTGCCATCATAGATAAAAGCTCTGGgtgctttgtttttttcaatctGAGTGCTGCGTGAGTCAGAACTGAGTCAGCCGTTTATTGTACCGTAGCTGTGATGTAACTTTTCAGTTCCTGACTGAATCACTGGTATCAAGGTTGCGAATTGCAGCGAGGTCAGGATGTGTGTCTCAAATGAGGATTTTTTTTGAGCGCACTAGCTAAAAAacatctgtgtgtttttgtttttttttatatttatatatatactgaacaaaaatataaacgcaacacttttgtttttgctcccattttttatgagatgaactcaaagatctgaaacattttctacatacacaaaataacaatatctttcaaatattgttcacaaatctgtcaaaatctgtgatagtgagcacttctcttttgctgagataatccatcccacctcacaggtgtgccatatcaagatgctgattagacagcatgattattgcacaggtgtgccttagactggccacctgtaaaaggccactttgaaatgttcagttgaatcacacagcacaatgccacagatgtcgcaagttttgagggagcgtgcaattggcatgctgacagcaggaatgtccaccagagctgttgctcgtgaattgaatgttcatttctctaccataagccgcctccaaaggtgtttcagagaatttggcagtacatccaaccagcctcacaaccgcagacgacgtgtaaccacaccagcctaggacctccacattcagcatgttcacctccatgattgtctgagaccagccactcagactgctgctgaaacaattggattgcataaccaaagaatttctgcacaaactgtcaaaaacagtctcagggaagcttatctgcatgctcgttgtcctcattggggtctcgacttaactccagttcttcatagtaacagattttgacagatttgtaaacagtatttgaaagatatggttattttgtttatgtagaaaatgtttcagatctttaagttcctctcattaaaaatgggagcaaaaacaaaagtgttgcgtttatatttttgttcagtgtgtatgtatatatatatatatatatatatatatatatatatatatatatatataatttatttatttatttatataattgttaccaaaaattatttgtaaattattacGAAAATTAagtgaatgtttttatttgtatttttaatacatcCATCATTAGGTTTCATAAAAGGAATCTTAGGGGTTGTCCATGAAGTAATGTCTTGACagaatacagttttttttttttaattattattattacatttatgggCAAAGGGATTGGGACAAACatgaaatgtaatgttttaacaagtTCTGACATTctcaatttttaaataatgacagttaagataataagaataatctCTTATTTTATGCAAACGAATAGCTGTACAaccattaatatttattatgaaatcttttattctttaaaacctgaTATATTCGGCTGAGCATAGAGTCAAAAACACAACTCCAGTATACTGGCATTACTCTCAATCCAatcctgcttgattgcttcctgaaggaTGTGTACAGAGAACTTTTTTGACTGTTACTATCATCTCACCATTGTCCAACAGTCTATTGGCCATGGAGATGATTCAGGCCATGGCTCCAGGAGCTAAACGCATTATCACATAGCTGATTTTTCAGTTATTAGCACAACTTTAGTAATAAGATATTCTCTGCACCTGTATGCTTGCAGCAGCTTAGTGGGTTGCTCTCTAAGTTTGTATATGAGTATGGTCTGCCCTTTCAATCATGCTCTTTGAAAGTGCTCTCACTTTTGGTTATGCAGTGTTAATAGTGTTTTTCGCCGCTCCCTGGGGTCAGTGACCAGCAGGACTGAGCTGGTTCCTTCGTATACACCAGGGAATAGCTAAGTGCACTAAAGCCGACCAGCATTAGAAACCCAGTTGTATATAGGACTCTAAACATTCCCAAAGAGATGCAGAGAAAGACATTAGGAGGATGCAGAGGTGGAAGAAAAAGACGCAGAGGAGCTAAAGTTTGAGCAATTTttctctgggattaataaagttttttaaatcttttatctTAAGTTTTCAGTcagatatatactgtgtgtgtgtgtgtatatatatatatatatatatatatatatatatatatatatatatatatatatatatatatatacacactgttaaTCCTctgaagtgtgcttgtatatcacaGCACTCGTATATCgaagcactcgtatatcaaagcaaatttcccataaaaaataatttaaaacccaGATgagttccacaacccaaaaatattcttataaaaataattaatacaaaatataaaataaaaaaattaaaaactaacctgcactttacctttgaaaaaaatccagtcagagcagtgtttccgttagagaaagaaagtgagtgTGCGTGCgtaagagtgtgagtgagtgttcacactgctcagtggttaaggcattggttCGGAAGGTTCCAGTTTCAATCCCACggccaccaagttaccactgttgggcctttgatcaaggcccttaatcctcaactgctcagatgtataatgagataaaaatgtaattcactctggataagggcttCTGCCAAacacctaaatgtaaatgtactgtgtAGAACGACTCCCTCTCTTCTtcctctcatcttacacagtagcTACTGCGTGGGACGACtttaccacagacacacactaacggaaacactgctttgtctggaaacttctttaacaagaaaccttttttaatgacacttgctcgcacacacacacacacacacacacacacacacacacacacacacacacacactatgtagGACGACTTATACCAACACACGCACACTAACGGAACCACTGCTCTGCTCTGTGACCGAGAGAGACTTTGGAaactggatctttaacaagaaacctctttaatgacacttgctGTTGTTTTATTCGCGCTCACACATattcacaatgttatagtaaacagtacacacacacattgagacTAAgaatgggagacgattacccataatcccatAGCGCGCacgagagaagaaccattggctgtTGTGGCTGTTAAAGCTATTCGTCCACCATATAACTGCCACTAGCAATATAAATAGGCTGTGTGAGACAGGTCCTAACCCTGTATGTGTTTGTAGTTATGTGAGGACAAGTGAGACACTGGGCCAGTGGAATGAGAAGATTGCAGGATGTGAACTGTGAGTCACTGCTTGTGTTGGCACGtttgctgtgtgtttgtttttcttctcaccGGTGTGTAATATTGGCATGCACTGTGCAGCATGCTAAAAATTATCtgtcaccattttttttttaattcttgaaAATCTTGCCACTATATGGCCACTAATTACCTTTTAAAGACTAAAATAATGAGGTAACGAGGTTTGAGTAACAGTTTTTCCACTCTTGAATGCTTTTCACTTTgttccagttagttattgatcCATTTTATCTTTCCATTGTGCAGGTTAGGCTGATCGAGGGGAAACAGCTCACCTGCTTTTAAAATCATTTGACCAGAAAAAACAAGCTTACTTTTATGTCACATTGAGGTTTATCTCTAGTTTAAAACTCACTCTCTGTCGATTTCTCACAATCATGTGCTCTGGACGGTGTCTTGATGTGACAGTGATCGTGATGGTGGATTACTAAATCCTCCACATTCATGACAAAAGACAAAAGCTttgtgtccatttttttttaaacagtgggTGTCTAGAACACTGACTCACTGTCTGCTTGAGATATTTCTTCTCCTCTGCATAATTCCTTTATTAGAAAACGGTTTGCATTTtttgttaacggtttttgacctctgttttaattattttgggcCAGTTCCAGAACACATTGTGTCTCACCATCTTGGTAAACATTGTCATGATATATCTTGACATGTAACTTTTGAAGTATTACACAGCTATTTAGATACATTTTTGTACACATGACCGATCACACTTTATGAACATCAATGTGACCCTGAAGAAATTATGATGACAAACCTTACTATGATAGACTTGAAGCCAAGatgcatctccagggtcaaaGGGTCAAGtcctgtctgtgtgcgtggagtttgcatgctctccccattgtgtatggattggcactctattcatagtgtaccctgccttgggCTGCAAgtcccctggaataggcttcaggtctGGTCTGCTGCAACCCTTTACAGGAAAAGTTgaatagagaatgagtgagagagtgtatAAGGATATGTTAGCGTTAAAAAATAATGTCCCGCTTTATGGCATTAACCACGGTAAAGCTCCATGACCACTGTGATCTCAGATTTCTGTTCCTAACTGACAGAAAAACTTAGATACCTATGGGTGTAGCCCATCCAGCTACCACATACGGTTTATTGGGTTGCTTTTCTGTTCATCATGGTTGTAAAGTGTGAGGATTTTACAGTAAGTTTCCCTAGCCTAGCGTACCTGCTCAAGACATGTTTATCGTATTTTGCACCACTCAACGTAAACTCTACTGAATAATCTAGAGCATCAGTGAAACTCCCAGGACATCAGTAATTTctgaaatacttaaaccagccCATTTAGCACCATCAGGGATTCCCCATTTTAATACCCTAATATGACATTTTAATCTGTTCTGGTGTTTGATTTAAACATTAACTGTATTTATAAGGTTTTATGCGTATGATATTTTTCTACCTATCTTCAGTTTCCTATAAAAAGTATTCTTACATATAATGTGAAGATCTTTGCAAAAGTACCCAAGGATGAATGTCAGacggatacaaaaaaaaataaaaataaaaatccccaAATGTGAGTGTATTGAATGAACTGGAAATCGTGCACAGTCTTAAAAAAAGAGCTTGGAGGCATTTTTGCATAAAcctttgagtgagtgagtgagtgggtgggtgttcatataaaaaaataataatgttgccTCATacgcacattttttttttttttttgtatttctaaaTGGTAGGTTGTTTCTGGTGGAATGTTGTTAGACTAATTTTGAATATGAACAGACTTGCTGGTGTTAAAATAAGTAAAGAATGTGGGCTAAAGGTTTTACTTGGCTGTCCCAAACACAGTGCTGATCCATAAATAGAAGAGTGCTGGTGTTAAATATAGTACAGGATAATATAGGTGTCATTATCTACTGTTCTAACAAAAAGGAACgtgtttgtacatttttttatatatgactTTAGCCAGTGGTGGTTTCCAAATGACTTCTGGTTATACAGTTTAGCTTTTTAAAGCTTAAGGTGTGTTGATGGTGTTTAGTTTCAGCCTGAGTTTCAGTCGAGTTTAATTCAGTGCTGTAGTCAGTGAAAGTGTCAGTATTTCATACAACAGTCTTGACGTTATTCTCTCTTAGTATCTCCTTCTTGCAGACTTTTCggtttttctccttttctctgGCTTTATGgatgcatttacattttggaCAACAGTTGcagtcacaataaaaaaaggaacatcctccttcagtttttttccctaagctattattatttatgctaTTATTCAGCATATTAATGGAGTCCTGGTCTGGCCTTGACCTagtcattttattctttttttattattat is from Clarias gariepinus isolate MV-2021 ecotype Netherlands chromosome 22, CGAR_prim_01v2, whole genome shotgun sequence and encodes:
- the tpd52l2b gene encoding tpd52 like 2b isoform X2; the encoded protein is MDSASQDINLNSPNKGLGPGSLSDMPEELGASSAGSPATVPPGLTEEEAEELKTELTKVEDEIQTLRQVLMAKERHATDLKRKLGLSPLTELKQNITKGWQDVQTSNAYVRTSETLGQWNEKIAGCELYLSASATLDDIANSEVYKKTQETLSQAGQKTSAAFSTVGSAISRKLGDMRALPFSNSFGNYSIRHSISMPAMRNSPTFKSFEDKVGNLKSKVVGGKANGDGLQSPTDSNPPQDNAPF
- the tpd52l2b gene encoding tpd52 like 2b isoform X5; its protein translation is MDSASQDINLNSPNKGLGPGSLSDMPEELGASSAGSPATVPPGLTEEEAEELKTELTKVEDEIQTLRQVLMAKERHATDLKRKLGLSPLTELKQNITKGWQDVQTSNAYVRTSETLGQWNEKIAGCELYLSASATLDDIANSEVYKKTQETLSQAGQKTSAAFSTVGSAISRKLGDMRNSPTFKSFEDKVGNLKSKVVGGKANGDGLQSPTDSNPPQDNAPF
- the tpd52l2b gene encoding tpd52 like 2b isoform X8, translated to MDSASQDINLNSPNKGLGPGSLSDMPEELGASSAGSPATVPPGLTEEEAEELKTELTKVEDEIQTLRQVLMAKERHATDLKRKLGLSPLTELKQNITKGWQDVQTSNAYLSASATLDDIANSEVYKKTQETLSQAGQKTSAAFSTVGSAISRKLGDMRNSPTFKSFEDKVGNLKSKVVGGKANGDGLQSPTDSNPPQDNAPF
- the tpd52l2b gene encoding tpd52 like 2b isoform X6, with the translated sequence MDSASQDINLNSPNKGLGPGSLSDMPEELGASSAGSPATVPPGLTEEEAEELKTELTKVEDEIQTLRQVLMAKERHATDLKRKLGLSPLTELKQNITKGWQDVQTSNAYKKTQETLSQAGQKTSAAFSTVGSAISRKLGDMRALPFSNSFGSNYSIRHSISMPAMRNSPTFKSFEDKVGNLKSKVVGGKANGDGLQSPTDSNPPQDNAPF
- the tpd52l2b gene encoding tpd52 like 2b isoform X7, yielding MDSASQDINLNSPNKGLGPGSLSDMPEELGASSAGSPATVPPGLTEEEAEELKTELTKVEDEIQTLRQVLMAKERHATDLKRKLGLSPLTELKQNITKGWQDVQTSNAYKKTQETLSQAGQKTSAAFSTVGSAISRKLGDMRALPFSNSFGNYSIRHSISMPAMRNSPTFKSFEDKVGNLKSKVVGGKANGDGLQSPTDSNPPQDNAPF
- the tpd52l2b gene encoding tpd52 like 2b isoform X9; amino-acid sequence: MDSASQDINLNSPNKGLGPGSLSDMPEELGASSAGSPATVPPGLTEEEAEELKTELTKVEDEIQTLRQVLMAKERHATDLKRKLGLSPLTELKQNITKGWQDVQTSNAYKKTQETLSQAGQKTSAAFSTVGSAISRKLGDMRNSPTFKSFEDKVGNLKSKVVGGKANGDGLQSPTDSNPPQDNAPF
- the tpd52l2b gene encoding tpd52 like 2b isoform X1, whose protein sequence is MDSASQDINLNSPNKGLGPGSLSDMPEELGASSAGSPATVPPGLTEEEAEELKTELTKVEDEIQTLRQVLMAKERHATDLKRKLGLSPLTELKQNITKGWQDVQTSNAYVRTSETLGQWNEKIAGCELYLSASATLDDIANSEVYKKTQETLSQAGQKTSAAFSTVGSAISRKLGDMRALPFSNSFGSNYSIRHSISMPAMRNSPTFKSFEDKVGNLKSKVVGGKANGDGLQSPTDSNPPQDNAPF